The Infirmifilum lucidum DNA segment AGGCACGCCGCTGGAAGCGTACGGGGGGCCGTCAAGGAAGTAGAACTTCCTCCTCCCCTTAGAGCTCTCTCTTATTCTGTCGTAAATCCTGTTGCTGTACCAGTACTGGAGTATTTCTAACTCGTACTCCTTAGGGTTAAACTCTTGAGGGAGTTGTCTAACTACAGGCATACAACCACCTCAGGGGTGGGCTCTAATATAAGGCTACTGGGTAGCGAGGTTAAGGGCGCGCCTCTCGCCGGTCTATAACCAGCTATTGAATTTGGCAGGGCATCTCACCCACCCCTCTAAGCACTCATTGAGAGCCTTAGCTATTTATTTGTTTTCCTCAGCAACCACATTGACAGGAAGTAGAGCCCTATGAACGGAAGCCCTAGGGCGAGTGCACTTGTAGGCGTTGGGTCTGGCGTTAGGATAGCAAGTAGGGCCAGAGTTAGGAACAAGACGTACCTCCAGTTGTTCCTAAGAGTGGTATAGTCTACTACTCCGATTTTGCCCAGTGCGAGAACGAGAAGTGGGAACATGAAGAATACACCTATTGCTAGGGAGCCGAGCAGAATGTTCTGGTAAAAGTCCTGGATGGAGAAGAGCGGCGCGGCGCCGCTTAGATCAGCTATCCACAGAGCTATCATGAAGGTCAGCGGCACGACCACGTAGAAGCCGTAAAGTGCACCTGCGGTGAAAAGTACCGCTATTGCGACGAGATATTTCTTTAAGATTCTTCTCTCGTGCGGGTAGAGTCCTGGCTCCACGAACTTGTAGATGAGGTACAGCGATACTGGCCCAAGGGCTATGATTGTCACCATTGCCGACGTGATGACTGCAGCTGTGAGCGAGTCGAACCACCCGTGAGAAATGAGAATAACCCTTGAAGAGTTGACTCCAAACACCTTGGCTATGGGCTTAAGAACTACGTTTTCTTCGTGGAGGAGTACAACCTTACGCATGTACTCCATTATGTAGAAGGTGAGTGGAGTGTATTTCTCGGGTAGGAGGTGGGGTGCGGGTAGAACTAATAGCAGCACGATAAAGGCGATGTTGATAGCTAAGACCTTCCTAACAGTATCTAGCAAGTCGTATACGTGTTCCATTAGTGGCTTTTCAGGGAGCTCGGACACGGCTATCTATCACCAATTATTAGTTAAATTTATATTAAGCTTAATGGAGAAAAGGGTGGTGCCAGCCGATGCCCAAGTTCAAGGTAACAATAGACCGGGATCAGTGCATTAGCGACATGGCTTGTGTAAGTCTATGCCCCGAAGTTTTCGAGATGAACGAAGAAGACGGGAAGAGCCAGATTGTTGCCAAATACAGGGTCGGCAACAACCCTGGAGAGGGCGAGGTACCCGGCGAGCTAGAGGAGTGCATTAAGAGCGCGGCTGAAGCCTGCCCTGTATCAATAATTCACGTGACAAAAGTCGAGTAAAGCTAAGTCGCTTTCTTTCTCCCTAAATACGCTCCTACTTCTAGCGACTTCAAGCTCCCTCTGCACGCGGTTGTTAAGAGTATAGGTAATCAAGGCGATGAGTATTCCGATGAAGAGCACGACAACCGAGAATTTTGCCT contains these protein-coding regions:
- a CDS encoding ferredoxin produces the protein MPKFKVTIDRDQCISDMACVSLCPEVFEMNEEDGKSQIVAKYRVGNNPGEGEVPGELEECIKSAAEACPVSIIHVTKVE
- the tatC gene encoding twin-arginine translocase subunit TatC, whose translation is MSELPEKPLMEHVYDLLDTVRKVLAINIAFIVLLLVLPAPHLLPEKYTPLTFYIMEYMRKVVLLHEENVVLKPIAKVFGVNSSRVILISHGWFDSLTAAVITSAMVTIIALGPVSLYLIYKFVEPGLYPHERRILKKYLVAIAVLFTAGALYGFYVVVPLTFMIALWIADLSGAAPLFSIQDFYQNILLGSLAIGVFFMFPLLVLALGKIGVVDYTTLRNNWRYVLFLTLALLAILTPDPTPTSALALGLPFIGLYFLSMWLLRKTNK